Proteins encoded by one window of Glycine soja cultivar W05 chromosome 15, ASM419377v2, whole genome shotgun sequence:
- the LOC114387846 gene encoding protein MANNAN SYNTHESIS-RELATED 1-like isoform X1, with protein MGVDLRQVVAGVLTLTMFVMLGNMIKRDHFDNSLQEKLPGGSEDANFETATFDATHVRKNIGLWKGDVDDLKPCWVKPSSDDVEQTQGFVTFALTNGPEYHISQIADAVIVARNLGATLVMPDIRGSQPGDKWNFEDIYDVDVFMKSMEGVVRVVKDLPTRISTRNIAAVKVPNRVTEDYIAEHVEPIYRTKGSIRLGTYFPSINMRKAGKKGDTDSVACLAMFGSLELQPEMHEVVDSMVERLRTLSRNSDGQFIAVDLRVEMLNKKGCQNSDIDGEKSCYNAQEIAVFLRQIGFDKDTTVYVTESRWDSSLDSLKDLFPKTYTKEAIMPADKKKKFLDSEFEKVIDFYVSAESDVFVPAISGLFYANVVGKRIGSGKTRILVPATSASASNFLSPYVSNKNHFAYSCYC; from the exons GAAAAGCTTCCAGGAGGATCGGAAGATGCCAACTTTGAGACTGCTACGTTTGATGCTACTCATGTAAGAAAGAATATAGGGCTTTGGAAGGGAGATGTGGATGACCTAAAACCGTGTTGGGTTAAGCCATCTTCTG ATGATGTGGAGCAGACCCAAGGATTTGTTACTTTTGCGTTAACCAATGGCCCAGAGTACCATATTTCTCAG ATAGCAGACGCAGTGATTGTTGCTAGAAATCTGGGGGCAACGCTTGTGATGCCTGACATCAGAGGAAGCCAACCTGGTGACAAGTG GAATTTTGAGGATATTTATGATGTTGATGTGTTCATGAAAAGCATGGAAGGGGTGGTCAGAGTGGTAAAGGATCTTCCTACTCGTATATCAACACGAAATATTGCTGCTGTGAAAGTCCCTAATCGGGTTACAGAAGATTACATAGCTGAACATGTGGAGCCAATATACAGAACAAAGGGAAGTATAAGACTTGGAACTTACTTCCCTTCAATAAACATGAGAAAGGCAGGGAAAAAGGGTGACACTGATTCTGTTGCATGCTTAGCAATGTTTGGAAGTTTAGAGTTGCAGCCAGAAATGCATGAAGTGGTTGACTCAATGGTTGAAAGACTAAGAACTTTAAGCCGAAATTCAGATGGGCAATTCATAGCTGTGGACTTGAGGGTTGAGATGTTGAATAAGAAGGGCTGCCAAAATAGTGATATTGATGGGGAGAAAAGCTGCTACAATGCACAAGAGATTGCAGTATTTTTGAGGCAGATTGGTTTTGACAAGGATACCACAGTTTATGTGACTGAATCAAGGTGGGATAGCAGCCTTGATTCTCTCAAGGATTTGTTCCCTAAGACTTACACAAAG GAAGCCATCATGCCGGCagataagaagaaaaagttcCTAGATTCTGAATTTGAGAAAGTGATTGACTTTTACGTAAGTGCAGAGAGTGATGTGTTCGTACCAGCAATTTCAGGTCTGTTCTATGCGAATGTAGTTGGAAAGAGAATAGGTTCTGGAAAAACACGCATACTGGTTCCAGCTACATCTGCTTCTGCCTCCAATTTCCTCTCTCCTTATGTCTCCAACAAAAACCACTTTGCTTATTCTTGTTACTGttag
- the LOC114387846 gene encoding protein MANNAN SYNTHESIS-RELATED 1-like isoform X2 — protein MGVDLRQVVAGVLTLTMFVMLGNMIKRDHFDNSLQLPGGSEDANFETATFDATHVRKNIGLWKGDVDDLKPCWVKPSSDDVEQTQGFVTFALTNGPEYHISQIADAVIVARNLGATLVMPDIRGSQPGDKWNFEDIYDVDVFMKSMEGVVRVVKDLPTRISTRNIAAVKVPNRVTEDYIAEHVEPIYRTKGSIRLGTYFPSINMRKAGKKGDTDSVACLAMFGSLELQPEMHEVVDSMVERLRTLSRNSDGQFIAVDLRVEMLNKKGCQNSDIDGEKSCYNAQEIAVFLRQIGFDKDTTVYVTESRWDSSLDSLKDLFPKTYTKEAIMPADKKKKFLDSEFEKVIDFYVSAESDVFVPAISGLFYANVVGKRIGSGKTRILVPATSASASNFLSPYVSNKNHFAYSCYC, from the exons CTTCCAGGAGGATCGGAAGATGCCAACTTTGAGACTGCTACGTTTGATGCTACTCATGTAAGAAAGAATATAGGGCTTTGGAAGGGAGATGTGGATGACCTAAAACCGTGTTGGGTTAAGCCATCTTCTG ATGATGTGGAGCAGACCCAAGGATTTGTTACTTTTGCGTTAACCAATGGCCCAGAGTACCATATTTCTCAG ATAGCAGACGCAGTGATTGTTGCTAGAAATCTGGGGGCAACGCTTGTGATGCCTGACATCAGAGGAAGCCAACCTGGTGACAAGTG GAATTTTGAGGATATTTATGATGTTGATGTGTTCATGAAAAGCATGGAAGGGGTGGTCAGAGTGGTAAAGGATCTTCCTACTCGTATATCAACACGAAATATTGCTGCTGTGAAAGTCCCTAATCGGGTTACAGAAGATTACATAGCTGAACATGTGGAGCCAATATACAGAACAAAGGGAAGTATAAGACTTGGAACTTACTTCCCTTCAATAAACATGAGAAAGGCAGGGAAAAAGGGTGACACTGATTCTGTTGCATGCTTAGCAATGTTTGGAAGTTTAGAGTTGCAGCCAGAAATGCATGAAGTGGTTGACTCAATGGTTGAAAGACTAAGAACTTTAAGCCGAAATTCAGATGGGCAATTCATAGCTGTGGACTTGAGGGTTGAGATGTTGAATAAGAAGGGCTGCCAAAATAGTGATATTGATGGGGAGAAAAGCTGCTACAATGCACAAGAGATTGCAGTATTTTTGAGGCAGATTGGTTTTGACAAGGATACCACAGTTTATGTGACTGAATCAAGGTGGGATAGCAGCCTTGATTCTCTCAAGGATTTGTTCCCTAAGACTTACACAAAG GAAGCCATCATGCCGGCagataagaagaaaaagttcCTAGATTCTGAATTTGAGAAAGTGATTGACTTTTACGTAAGTGCAGAGAGTGATGTGTTCGTACCAGCAATTTCAGGTCTGTTCTATGCGAATGTAGTTGGAAAGAGAATAGGTTCTGGAAAAACACGCATACTGGTTCCAGCTACATCTGCTTCTGCCTCCAATTTCCTCTCTCCTTATGTCTCCAACAAAAACCACTTTGCTTATTCTTGTTACTGttag